The DNA segment TGCACATGTATGTATATCTATTTCAATCATGGAGTGTGACATACAAATTCATCATTTTTTCAAGATAAAGAATAGAAAGGAATTACATCAAAGAAACAGCTCTGTAAACAGGTGAAGCCGATCCATGGAGATGTGAGTACTGCAGAGAGATGGCTTGAGAAGACGACCCTGAATTTTGTTTCCTGGTATGTATCTGTTAACCGCTCCTGCTTGCCAATGGAACCACCTCAGCAAGAGGGGTTGAGAGAGGAGTAGGCAATGGAGAAGTTCTGCAAACTGGACAAGTAGGGTGCAGACGCAGCCACGGGTCAACACATTTGAGGTGGAAGAGATGGCCGCAGTCCGGCAACAGGCGGAGCATATCAGTGTTCTTGTATTCCGCCAAGCATATAGAGCAGCAAGTAGAAGTGGAATCTGCCTTGTGAAGCTTTGCCTCAGAATACAACAGCTTAGGATAGCTCTTCAGAGTGGCCTCATCGAGCCCTACATCCGTCACAATATTCTGCAGCTCAAATGGCTCTTCTCTATCCCCTCTTTGGTTGGACACAGGTGATTGCTGGGTTGTTCTAGCGCAGAAGTAGGAAGCTAAGGTGATGGTTGTGATGAGCAAGAGGATGCCAATGGAAACTCCTATGCCATAACCAAATCCACCAATGTTACTATTAGAACCAAGAaaccctcctcctcctcctcctcctccagaCCCATCTGTGCTATTCATATCCATAAGAAATCAAAGCAATAGCTGCAAGAATTGGAATGGGATGAGACTAAAGAAATGATATGGTGAGCCATAGCTATGGGAATTAAGAGAAATGAAAGTGTTCAAAAGTCTAATATAAAAAGTCAACGGTAATATGAGATAGAGAAAGAGAACTTGGTGGTGGAGTTTTTAATCAGGGAAGATGCATTTGGGGCTTTAAGTAAAATAAAGGAGAGAGAAATTACAAATTAAGCCAATGAAGCAATGCATGTGATGTGATGTATATTCAAATTATGAGCCATCTGCCTTAAGAGGATTGTTTTAGGAGGTCAACGCTTCTCATATTTCCTAGCGTGTAAAGTCAGAAGTTATATTTTAATTACTTttctttcttttaaatttttttaaatgtaaaaaatatataattaatcaaaTGAATTGAGCCAAATTTTATTAATGTTTTCTGCGTGCGTTGCACGATCCATGCATGACCAAGAAATTGATAGTTGGATCATTTTTAACAGAGAAAATTGTGTGCCCACATGAACATTTTTATTGCTTCCAGCTAACGAGGGCAATTTGATAGCCAATTGTGAATAGCCAAAGAGCACGAAGCAAATACAGagatttggtgctggcagttaaTGCCTAACACATACAATAATTGAAGACTCGATCGTTTCTTTTAATGATGAGAAGTATCAAAATCAAATTTTGTTTTAGTACAATCTGATTAATACATACCCAGTTGGGGAActcataataattaattaaggtgtcattataaaaaattataaagttaaGCAGGTTGTTAACTTGCTCTAACCATAATTGTTATTTTGTTTAAGTGCTTGGCTTTGAGATATGCCAATAGATTCTGCTCCCTCCTGCATATTTGGGTTTACAATTTGCCCAATTTTCGTTACAACTAGCTAggaagtttatttatttatttattttttaagatttaatagAGGATTAATAAATTGAGGTTACATGATGAAAAGTAAAATAATCATTTTCTTTTTCACTAAGAAtgtgaattattttaaaataagtaaTTGAGAAACTCGAATTTGAGATTTCTCCATTGCTTATATCTTAAAGACGAAGAAAAATCAATTAGGTTATCCTTTAATTAGCACTAAGAAGTGGTTTAAGTATATGTTCTTATAGTGTTTGAGATTATGAATTATATGCTAAAATTGATTGTaagatatataaattattatttttatatattttttaaaaataaaagatgCCCATTATTATTTTCCTTAACTATCATTGGAGAAACAATTTTTTTTAGTCAAATAGATAATTTTTATTAGAATAAAATTATTGTTTCATCTCATCtcgatttaatatttttttaataatattctatttttctatttAGACAATAAATTCTATAGCAATTTgacacattaaattttatttaataattttaaaaatttgatgaattaaattattaaatttaaaattaaaataatatttaattttatttatttaatatatttaaataagtaTTTTTCTTAATATCGCATAGGTTCAAATTTTGATttaacaagtttaaattcgggtCAAGTACGGTTGGAATCAGAACAGTACCCCGACCGAACCCGGGCAAGACGATTCGTTTCTATCGCTTCCATGTTCTATGGACTATTGTCCTCTTTCGCTCTGTTATTCGCTGTGAAGTCAAAAGAAACGAAAGGTCACTGACAATGGTAGCAACAACTACGATCCCTATGTCTCTACTGTTCACAGTTTTGGCAGTGGTCTCTTTGCTATTGCCGGTGGAATCAGGCGATACGAACCACATCTACTGGCCGTGCGGTGACACCACCGTACAGCGGTCGGATGGGTTCACTTTTGCCATCGCTTTCGCGTCGAGGACCGCCTTCTTCTACAACAATAATAGCAGCCTTCAGTTATCTCCTTGCGATTCCAGGCTCGCTCTTTCTAGCCAGGGCTCTCAGATCTCTGTCTTTAGACCTAAAGTCGACGAGATCTCTCTCCTCACCATTAATTCCTCCTCCTTCTTTCCGGTTAGTTAACCCTATCTCTTTGTATCTCTTCA comes from the Hevea brasiliensis isolate MT/VB/25A 57/8 chromosome 5, ASM3005281v1, whole genome shotgun sequence genome and includes:
- the LOC110642394 gene encoding RING-H2 finger protein ATL70-like, yielding MDMNSTDGSGGGGGGGGFLGSNSNIGGFGYGIGVSIGILLLITTITLASYFCARTTQQSPVSNQRGDREEPFELQNIVTDVGLDEATLKSYPKLLYSEAKLHKADSTSTCCSICLAEYKNTDMLRLLPDCGHLFHLKCVDPWLRLHPTCPVCRTSPLPTPLSTPLAEVVPLASRSG